One genomic region from Cellulomonas fengjieae encodes:
- a CDS encoding DUF2550 family protein yields MSTQAIALLSVVVVVLLLTVVALWGSRVHTLNRRVGSFPCSVGRTPDGPWSSGVAQYGADRLYWWRYRSLAARPHSRWQRDGFVVVERTEHQAGQLVVTCRDGAAAHQVHLLMSADAYAGLTSWIEATPSRVGSVI; encoded by the coding sequence GTGAGCACGCAGGCCATCGCACTCCTGAGTGTGGTCGTCGTGGTGCTGCTGCTCACCGTCGTGGCCCTGTGGGGGTCGCGGGTGCACACGTTGAACCGTCGCGTCGGCTCCTTCCCGTGCTCGGTCGGCCGGACCCCCGACGGCCCGTGGTCCTCCGGCGTGGCGCAGTACGGCGCCGACCGGCTCTACTGGTGGCGGTACCGCTCACTGGCGGCGCGGCCGCACAGCCGGTGGCAGCGCGACGGCTTCGTCGTCGTGGAGCGCACCGAGCACCAGGCCGGCCAGCTCGTGGTCACGTGCCGTGACGGTGCGGCGGCCCACCAGGTCCACCTCCTGATGAGCGCCGACGCGTACGCCGGCCTCACGTCCTGGATCGAGGCGACGCCGTCGCGCGTCGGCTCGGTCATCTAG